A DNA window from Arachis hypogaea cultivar Tifrunner chromosome 18, arahy.Tifrunner.gnm2.J5K5, whole genome shotgun sequence contains the following coding sequences:
- the LOC112769860 gene encoding uncharacterized mitochondrial protein AtMg00240-like produces the protein METNLRMSASDGKLLPDPTSYRSMIRRLMYLTISQPDITYTVSTLSQFLSHPTTTHQDALHNLLRYLKGTTGQGLLFSAKYDLKLMAYADADLAGCLDMRKSVTGYCVFIVDSLVSWRFKKHHTISLL, from the coding sequence ATGGAAACTAATTTGAGGATGAGTGCTTCAGATGGTAAGCTACTTCCTGACCCAACTAGCTATAGAAGTATGATTAGGAGATTGATGTATCTCACAATCTCACAGCCCGACATCACCTATACTGTCTCCACCCTCAGTCAGTTTCTTTCTCACCCTACCACTACACACCAAGATGCATTGCACAACCTTCTTAGATACTTAAAGGGCACAACTGGTCAAGGGTTGCTTTTCTCAGCCAAATATGATTTGAAGCTTATGGCATATGCTGATGCAGATTTGGCTGGTTGTCTTGACATGAGAAAGAGTGTGACTGGCTACTGCGTGTTCATAGTGGACTCCTTGGTGTCTTGGAGATTTAAGAAGCATCACACAATCTCCTTGTTGTGA